Proteins encoded within one genomic window of Methanosarcina barkeri str. Wiesmoor:
- the engB gene encoding GTP-binding protein EngB, which translates to METSKTAAESGVSFEIIFVGRSNVGKSSLLRELFGAKVRVGKRPGVTLRPAHVQVSDLLITDMPGFGFMSGVKDRKQDIVKDKTVHYIEENAERIKLGVLVIDSPAFPQIVDRWDSKDQIPIDVEMFDFLREVGIDTIIAANKMDKVKESEYGSLLDEIAIRLGLESPWQNWKHIIAPISAKKGDIKALKGLLRDRLHEMKRDDLFKYV; encoded by the coding sequence ATGGAAACCAGTAAGACTGCAGCTGAAAGCGGGGTAAGTTTTGAGATTATCTTTGTAGGCCGTTCAAACGTGGGCAAATCCTCGTTACTAAGGGAACTCTTCGGAGCAAAAGTAAGGGTTGGAAAACGCCCTGGGGTTACCTTACGCCCTGCGCACGTCCAGGTCTCGGATCTGCTTATCACGGATATGCCTGGCTTCGGCTTCATGAGTGGAGTAAAAGACCGAAAGCAGGACATAGTAAAAGACAAAACCGTGCACTATATCGAAGAGAATGCCGAAAGGATCAAGCTAGGAGTGCTTGTAATAGACAGCCCGGCTTTCCCGCAGATAGTAGACCGATGGGACTCAAAGGACCAGATCCCGATAGACGTTGAAATGTTCGATTTCCTGAGGGAAGTCGGGATTGATACCATTATTGCTGCAAACAAGATGGATAAGGTAAAAGAAAGCGAGTACGGTTCCCTTCTTGACGAGATTGCAATTCGACTCGGGCTTGAGTCTCCCTGGCAGAACTGGAAGCATATAATAGCTCCTATCAGCGCCAAAAAAGGAGACATAAAAGCTTTAAAAGGTCTGCTTCGGGACAGGCTGCACGAAATGAAGAGGGATGACCTGTTCAAGTATGTTTGA
- a CDS encoding winged helix-turn-helix domain-containing protein produces the protein MNSFEIYYEMEDNLQAIYRSRLLTEILLSLNESSRKLSQLREITGSTSQAIIPKLRKLEEDHLIETKEREYCLTPVGKIVALGVADSFATVGTVSKFKYFWSTHYIEGIPTPLLKEIGCLYNSEVLYDKRTKILSVYSNQLKIIKNADHIYGISSVITEEYADSILEKVKEETSVELIVPLNVAEELKQSPYVEKLQVLKSYKNFQLKSKTEDLRIGLIVTDKCLVLSLYKKSGTEYDITTGLFSSDPKAIEWGERLFEYYKIHSDANLHGNYAL, from the coding sequence ATGAATAGCTTTGAAATTTATTATGAAATGGAAGATAATCTCCAGGCCATATACAGGTCAAGACTTCTAACCGAGATACTTCTATCATTGAACGAAAGCAGCAGAAAACTTTCCCAACTGCGTGAAATTACCGGAAGTACATCCCAGGCAATAATTCCAAAGCTAAGAAAACTGGAAGAAGATCATCTAATAGAAACAAAAGAACGTGAGTACTGCCTAACTCCTGTAGGAAAAATTGTGGCTTTAGGAGTGGCGGACTCTTTTGCAACAGTTGGGACCGTCAGCAAATTCAAATATTTCTGGTCTACGCATTACATAGAGGGAATTCCCACTCCATTGCTAAAAGAAATTGGATGTCTTTATAATTCTGAAGTTCTCTATGACAAAAGAACAAAAATTCTTAGTGTCTACAGCAACCAGTTAAAAATAATTAAAAACGCAGATCATATCTACGGCATATCATCCGTAATAACTGAAGAATATGCTGATTCCATCTTGGAAAAAGTTAAAGAAGAAACCTCTGTTGAGCTTATAGTTCCTCTTAATGTTGCAGAAGAATTAAAACAGTCGCCTTATGTAGAGAAACTGCAGGTACTGAAAAGTTATAAAAATTTTCAGTTAAAATCTAAGACTGAAGACCTTAGAATAGGCCTAATTGTTACGGATAAATGCCTGGTCTTAAGCCTATACAAGAAAAGCGGCACTGAATATGACATAACTACAGGTTTGTTTAGCTCTGATCCAAAGGCTATTGAATGGGGAGAAAGGCTTTTTGAGTATTATAAGATCCACTCGGACGCGAATTTACATGGCAATTATGCCTTATGA